The proteins below are encoded in one region of Pseudomonas entomophila L48:
- the tsaA gene encoding tRNA (N6-threonylcarbamoyladenosine(37)-N6)-methyltransferase TrmO, whose protein sequence is MQHTVSPVGIVHSCFKEKFAIPRQPQLAPAARGVLELLPPFDNGDAVAGLEQVSHVWLLFLFHEALEDKPRLKVRPPRLGGNKSMGVFATRATHRPNGIGQSVVRLEGIEPGRLLLSGIDLLDGTPVLDIKPYVPYADSIAGASNLMASDAPEAIIVEWSENALPQAHDQAQRLHEPLVELIEQCLAQDPRPAYQVPPAERVYGVKFWDVQVRWHYPQPDRIRVLEVVREG, encoded by the coding sequence ATGCAGCATACGGTCTCGCCAGTCGGCATCGTCCACTCCTGCTTCAAGGAGAAGTTCGCCATCCCGCGCCAGCCGCAGCTGGCACCCGCTGCTCGTGGCGTGCTGGAACTGTTGCCCCCGTTCGACAATGGCGATGCGGTGGCGGGCCTGGAGCAGGTCAGCCATGTCTGGTTGTTGTTCCTGTTCCATGAGGCGCTGGAGGACAAGCCACGGCTGAAAGTGCGGCCACCCCGCCTGGGGGGCAACAAGAGCATGGGGGTATTCGCCACCCGGGCCACCCACCGCCCCAATGGCATCGGGCAGTCGGTGGTGCGCCTGGAAGGTATCGAGCCCGGGCGCTTGCTGTTGTCGGGCATCGACCTGCTGGATGGCACGCCGGTGCTGGATATCAAGCCCTATGTGCCCTATGCGGACAGCATTGCCGGCGCGAGCAACCTGATGGCCAGCGATGCACCAGAGGCGATCATCGTCGAATGGAGCGAAAACGCCCTGCCCCAGGCCCATGATCAGGCACAGCGCCTGCATGAACCACTGGTGGAACTGATCGAGCAGTGCCTGGCACAGGATCCTCGACCAGCCTATCAAGTGCCACCAGCGGAACGGGTTTATGGGGTGAAGTTCTGGGATGTGCAGGTCAGGTGGCATTACCCACAACCGGATCGAATCCGGGTGTTGGAGGTGGTCCGGGAGGGCTGA
- a CDS encoding DUF1456 family protein — protein sequence MNHNDVLRSLRYMLKANDQKMAEIIKLSGLEVTAEAIAGYVKKEEEPGFVRCPENVMAHFLDGLVIHRRGRDDSRPPQPVEVPVTNNTVLKKLRVAFELKEDDLHAVLKSVNFPVSKPELSALFRKVGHDNYRPCGDQLLRNFLKGLTLRVRG from the coding sequence ATGAACCACAACGATGTACTGCGCAGCCTGCGCTACATGCTCAAGGCCAACGACCAGAAGATGGCCGAGATCATCAAGCTCTCCGGCCTGGAGGTCACCGCCGAGGCCATCGCCGGCTACGTGAAGAAAGAAGAAGAACCTGGTTTCGTGCGCTGCCCGGAAAACGTCATGGCACATTTTCTCGACGGCCTGGTGATTCACCGTCGCGGGCGTGACGATAGCCGTCCACCGCAGCCCGTCGAAGTGCCGGTCACCAACAACACCGTGCTGAAGAAACTGCGAGTGGCTTTTGAATTGAAGGAAGACGACCTGCACGCGGTGCTCAAGTCGGTGAACTTCCCGGTCTCGAAACCCGAACTCAGCGCCCTGTTCCGCAAGGTCGGCCATGACAACTACCGCCCTTGCGGCGACCAGTTGCTGCGCAACTTCCTCAAGGGCCTGACACTTCGCGTGCGCGGCTGA